In Stenotrophomonas sp. ESTM1D_MKCIP4_1, a single genomic region encodes these proteins:
- a CDS encoding sugar phosphate isomerase/epimerase, with the protein MKAPTRRIATLALLLFAALPAFAAESGGAGKPIAVQMYTLRNAGTLDQQLKIVHDAGVHAVETVGTQNVSAAELKQLLDKYAIRAISSHTALTDLRNDLDKVVAFNQAIGNTTLVVPYLDSKDRPTDAAGWAALGKELGRLSERVRAKGMRLAYHNHDFELVDFNGRTGLELLFDAAGPGLQTELDLAWVARSGHDPVVMLGKFRGRLFAVHAKDNAPKGQAEDEGGFAAVGQGVLDWNAILPAAEAAGVQWYIVEHDQPRDPAKVIQAGADYLRQHLTIAPPARAPR; encoded by the coding sequence ATGAAGGCTCCAACACGCAGGATCGCAACCCTCGCACTGCTGCTGTTCGCCGCCCTGCCCGCCTTCGCTGCGGAGAGCGGCGGCGCTGGAAAGCCCATCGCGGTGCAGATGTACACGCTGCGAAACGCCGGCACGCTCGACCAGCAGTTGAAGATCGTCCACGACGCAGGCGTGCACGCAGTGGAAACGGTCGGCACGCAGAACGTCAGTGCGGCCGAGCTGAAGCAGCTGCTCGACAAGTACGCGATCCGCGCGATTTCATCGCACACCGCGCTGACTGATCTGCGCAATGACCTCGACAAGGTGGTGGCCTTCAACCAAGCCATCGGCAACACCACGCTGGTGGTGCCCTACCTGGACAGCAAGGACCGGCCGACCGATGCCGCAGGCTGGGCGGCGTTGGGCAAGGAACTGGGCCGCCTCTCTGAGCGCGTGCGCGCCAAGGGCATGCGCCTGGCCTACCACAACCACGATTTCGAGCTGGTCGACTTCAACGGGCGTACCGGCCTGGAGCTGCTGTTCGATGCAGCAGGCCCTGGCCTGCAGACCGAACTGGACCTGGCCTGGGTCGCGCGTTCCGGGCATGACCCGGTGGTGATGCTGGGCAAGTTCCGCGGCCGCCTGTTCGCGGTACACGCCAAGGACAACGCACCCAAGGGCCAGGCCGAGGACGAAGGCGGATTCGCCGCTGTCGGCCAGGGCGTGCTCGACTGGAATGCCATCCTGCCGGCCGCCGAAGCTGCTGGCGTGCAGTGGTACATCGTCGAGCACGACCAGCCGCGCGACCCGGCCAAGGTCATCCAGGCCGGCGCCGACTACCTGCGCCAACACCTGACCATCGCCCCGCCCGCCCGCGCACCGCGCTAG
- a CDS encoding pyridoxamine 5'-phosphate oxidase family protein — protein sequence MTTLTLPELAKKMAGIDFAMLQTHAGGEIDGRPMSNNGDVDYDGDSWFFALESTDMVRQIEADSRVALGFTGSKSLLGKPPLFVHVKGQATIIRERGVLAQHWVKDLQRWFEQGVDTPGLVLIHVHARRIQYWDGEDQGELSV from the coding sequence ATGACCACGCTTACCCTGCCCGAACTGGCAAAAAAGATGGCCGGCATCGATTTCGCGATGCTGCAGACCCACGCGGGCGGCGAGATCGATGGCCGGCCGATGAGCAACAACGGCGATGTGGACTACGACGGTGACAGCTGGTTCTTCGCGCTGGAGAGTACCGACATGGTCCGCCAGATCGAGGCCGATTCCCGGGTCGCGCTGGGCTTCACCGGCAGCAAGTCGCTGCTGGGCAAGCCGCCACTGTTCGTCCACGTCAAAGGCCAGGCCACGATCATCCGCGAACGCGGCGTGCTGGCCCAGCACTGGGTCAAGGATCTGCAACGCTGGTTCGAGCAGGGCGTGGATACGCCGGGGCTGGTGCTGATCCACGTGCACGCGCGGCGCATCCAGTACTGGGATGGCGAGGACCAGGGCGAGCTGAGCGTCTGA
- a CDS encoding Gfo/Idh/MocA family oxidoreductase → MPRLGIAIIGTGMIAAVHRRAALLAGADVRGVAASSPQRAHDVAQAWNVPRAYRDIEDVVADPQVQVVHVCTPNHLHRPMAQAALAAGKHVVCEKPLATTLGDAQALASLASSSSLIATVPFVYRYHPVVREARARIAAGDIGPLHLIHGSYLQDWLLDPASNNWRVDPVLGGTSRVFADIGSHWCDLVEWVSGERFAEVSAAFATVIAERSAESAQSFSTAAAGGAMQAVASEDVATAMFRTGAGTLASLTVSQVSAGRHNRLWFEIDGAKASVAFNQEDPERLWIGRPDQREETFVRGPGAGSAEQRRLSALPPGHAQGYAQCFEAFVADTYRAIDGGQPEGLPTFEDGVRSALIVDRVIASAKSRAWTTIE, encoded by the coding sequence ATGCCCAGGCTTGGAATCGCCATCATCGGCACCGGCATGATCGCGGCGGTCCATCGCCGTGCCGCGCTGCTGGCCGGTGCGGACGTGCGTGGCGTGGCCGCCTCTTCGCCGCAGCGCGCGCACGACGTCGCACAGGCATGGAACGTTCCGCGCGCCTACCGCGATATCGAGGACGTCGTCGCGGATCCGCAGGTGCAGGTCGTGCACGTGTGTACGCCGAACCACCTGCACCGGCCGATGGCGCAGGCTGCCCTGGCGGCCGGCAAGCACGTGGTCTGCGAAAAGCCGCTGGCGACCACGCTGGGCGACGCGCAGGCATTGGCGTCGCTGGCCAGCTCGAGCAGCCTGATCGCCACGGTGCCGTTCGTCTACCGCTACCACCCGGTCGTGCGTGAAGCACGCGCCCGCATCGCGGCAGGCGACATCGGGCCACTGCACCTCATCCACGGCAGCTACCTGCAGGACTGGCTGCTGGACCCGGCCAGCAACAACTGGCGCGTCGACCCCGTGCTGGGCGGCACCTCGCGCGTGTTCGCCGACATCGGCTCGCACTGGTGCGATCTGGTGGAATGGGTCAGCGGCGAGCGATTCGCCGAGGTCAGCGCTGCCTTCGCGACGGTGATCGCCGAACGCAGCGCCGAGAGCGCGCAGAGTTTCAGCACCGCCGCAGCAGGCGGTGCGATGCAGGCGGTTGCCAGTGAGGATGTGGCCACGGCGATGTTCCGTACCGGCGCGGGCACACTGGCATCGCTGACCGTCAGCCAGGTCTCGGCGGGGCGGCACAACCGCCTCTGGTTCGAGATCGACGGCGCCAAGGCCAGCGTGGCCTTCAACCAGGAAGACCCCGAGCGGCTGTGGATCGGCCGGCCCGACCAGCGCGAAGAAACCTTCGTGCGCGGTCCGGGGGCCGGCAGCGCCGAGCAGCGGCGACTGTCGGCACTGCCACCCGGGCATGCGCAGGGCTATGCGCAATGCTTCGAGGCATTCGTTGCCGACACCTATCGCGCCATCGACGGCGGACAGCCGGAGGGCCTGCCCACCTTCGAGGACGGCGTGCGTTCGGCGCTGATCGTCGACCGCGTCATCGCATCGGCCAAGTCACGGGCCTGGACCACCATCGAATGA
- a CDS encoding DUF1080 domain-containing protein: MENDRVIRPFLMAAGLLAVAPAFAQAGSERDPAKTEVWAAVAEVATPAGAAPSDAIVLFDGRDVSAWEAEQGGRVPWTVADGAMTVVPGSKGIRTRQRFCDMQLHIEWRTPTETKGFDGQDRGNSGIFLQELYELQVLDSHDNPTYANGQAGSIYKQAMPLVNAARAPGQWQAYDIIWKAPRFSAGGGLTSPARITVLHNGVLVQNDTVLAGKTEYIGAPSYSPHGCAPLYLQEHASKVSYRNIWVREL, encoded by the coding sequence ATGGAGAATGACAGAGTGATCAGACCTTTCCTGATGGCCGCAGGCTTGCTCGCTGTGGCGCCGGCCTTTGCACAGGCCGGCAGCGAACGTGATCCTGCGAAAACCGAGGTGTGGGCGGCGGTAGCCGAGGTCGCCACGCCTGCAGGTGCGGCCCCGTCCGATGCGATCGTGCTGTTCGATGGCAGAGACGTGTCCGCGTGGGAGGCGGAGCAGGGCGGGCGCGTGCCGTGGACGGTGGCCGACGGGGCCATGACGGTGGTTCCCGGCAGCAAGGGGATCCGCACCCGGCAGCGCTTCTGTGACATGCAGCTGCACATCGAGTGGCGCACGCCCACTGAAACCAAGGGCTTCGACGGACAGGACCGCGGCAACAGTGGCATCTTCCTGCAGGAGCTTTACGAGCTGCAGGTACTGGACAGCCATGACAACCCGACCTACGCCAACGGCCAGGCGGGCTCGATCTACAAGCAGGCCATGCCGCTGGTGAATGCCGCGCGTGCGCCCGGCCAGTGGCAGGCCTACGACATCATCTGGAAGGCGCCGCGGTTCTCGGCCGGTGGCGGGCTCACCTCGCCGGCCCGGATCACCGTGCTGCACAACGGTGTGCTGGTGCAGAACGACACGGTGCTGGCGGGGAAGACGGAGTACATCGGTGCGCCGTCGTACTCGCCCCATGGATGCGCGCCGCTCTACCTTCAGGAACACGCGTCCAAGGTCAGCTACCGCAACATCTGGGTGCGCGAGCTGTAA
- a CDS encoding LacI family DNA-binding transcriptional regulator, whose product MATIYDIAKHVGVSAGTVSRALSRPDKVLPATRARIEQAAAALGYVPNTVARTLKTQRSGKILVTVPDIANPFFAQILQGAEDAAQAAGYAVLLGDTQHQPEREERYAQMLRRNEADGLIVLGHRLPPTARGIVQALGAAAPVVNGCEFDPALGIPSVHIDNAAAARAVMDHLYGLGHERIAVVGGPPDNPLHQQRLEGVRSAGKVRGRLRSLRVVPGDFSLESGHAAVKALLALPLAPTAVFCFSDQMALGALAACRDLGVRVPDQLSIVGFDDLASSSFLTPPLTTVRQPMREIGARAVNLLLAIIERVDVPLQQTLDFSLMLRGSTAAPAAG is encoded by the coding sequence ATGGCAACCATCTACGACATCGCAAAGCACGTAGGCGTTTCTGCCGGCACGGTGTCGCGTGCCTTGTCCCGCCCGGACAAAGTGCTCCCGGCCACGCGTGCGCGCATCGAACAGGCGGCTGCAGCGCTGGGCTACGTGCCCAACACCGTGGCCAGAACGCTGAAGACCCAGCGCAGCGGCAAGATCCTGGTCACGGTGCCGGATATCGCCAACCCGTTCTTCGCGCAGATCCTGCAGGGCGCCGAAGACGCGGCACAGGCAGCCGGCTATGCCGTACTGCTGGGCGATACCCAGCACCAGCCCGAACGCGAGGAACGCTATGCGCAGATGCTCCGGCGCAACGAGGCCGACGGCCTGATCGTCCTGGGGCATCGCCTGCCGCCGACCGCACGCGGGATCGTGCAGGCGCTCGGTGCCGCCGCACCGGTGGTCAACGGCTGCGAGTTCGACCCTGCGTTGGGCATCCCCAGCGTCCACATTGACAATGCCGCCGCCGCACGCGCGGTGATGGACCACCTGTACGGACTGGGCCACGAACGAATCGCCGTGGTCGGCGGGCCCCCCGACAACCCGCTGCACCAGCAGCGGCTGGAAGGCGTGCGCAGTGCCGGCAAGGTGCGCGGTCGGCTGCGCAGCCTGCGCGTCGTACCCGGCGATTTTTCACTGGAATCCGGCCATGCGGCGGTGAAGGCGCTGCTCGCGCTGCCGCTCGCGCCCACCGCGGTGTTCTGCTTCAGCGACCAGATGGCGCTGGGCGCGCTGGCGGCCTGCCGTGATCTGGGGGTGCGCGTACCGGACCAGCTGTCCATCGTCGGTTTCGATGATCTCGCCTCGTCCAGCTTCCTGACGCCGCCGCTGACCACCGTCCGCCAGCCGATGCGCGAAATCGGGGCACGTGCGGTCAACCTGCTGCTGGCCATCATCGAACGCGTCGATGTGCCACTGCAGCAGACGCTGGATTTCAGCTTGATGCTGCGCGGATCGACCGCCGCGCCCGCAGCGGGGTGA
- a CDS encoding cytochrome c, with protein sequence MILVLGVCAATQALPAWCKEDPAAGAKLYAANCVACHGADRAGMPGTFPALTDIGKRLPPAQIKEKISKGGGLMPPFSQLSPQEIDDLASFLAK encoded by the coding sequence CTGATTCTGGTCCTGGGCGTCTGCGCGGCAACGCAGGCGTTGCCGGCATGGTGCAAGGAAGACCCCGCTGCGGGCGCCAAGCTGTACGCAGCGAACTGCGTGGCCTGCCACGGTGCGGACCGCGCGGGCATGCCCGGCACGTTCCCCGCGCTCACCGACATCGGCAAGCGCCTGCCCCCTGCGCAGATCAAGGAAAAGATCAGCAAGGGCGGCGGGCTGATGCCGCCCTTCTCCCAGCTGTCCCCGCAGGAAATCGATGACCTCGCCAGCTTCCTGGCGAAATAG
- a CDS encoding AI-2E family transporter, giving the protein MTDLTLALPRPPAARIAAWLLMLLGMWLALKLGLVVTLLSGLLVFQLTHVLANTVEGKLPPGRARAVAVIVLSAVIIGALVLAGIGVASFFRNETGGPDVLLARLMDILNTSRHQVPALLQPYIPEDLTRLREALNDWAAEHQRQLGVAGTSVVQVGVRILIGMVLGAMIALYDELPLPKMGPLAQELIGRTTRLAVAFRQVVFAQVKISLLNTVFTAVFLLGVLPLFGVHLPLSKTLVLITFLAGLLPVVGNIISNTIITIVALSVSFYVAVAALLYLIVIHKLEYFLNARIVGGEIQARAWELLLAMLVMEAAFGLAGLVAAPVFYAYLKRELVDQGWI; this is encoded by the coding sequence ATGACCGACCTGACCCTCGCCCTGCCCAGACCGCCTGCCGCGCGCATCGCCGCCTGGCTGTTGATGCTGCTGGGCATGTGGCTGGCGCTGAAGCTGGGCCTGGTGGTCACCCTGCTGTCGGGCCTGCTGGTGTTCCAGCTCACCCACGTGCTGGCCAATACCGTGGAGGGCAAGCTGCCACCGGGCCGCGCCCGCGCGGTCGCCGTCATCGTGCTGTCGGCTGTCATCATCGGTGCGCTGGTGCTGGCTGGTATCGGCGTGGCGTCGTTCTTCCGCAACGAGACCGGTGGCCCCGACGTGCTGCTGGCGCGCCTGATGGACATCCTCAACACCTCGCGCCACCAGGTGCCGGCGCTGCTGCAGCCGTACATTCCCGAAGACCTGACGCGCCTGCGCGAGGCACTGAACGACTGGGCGGCCGAGCACCAGCGGCAGCTGGGCGTGGCCGGTACCTCGGTGGTGCAGGTGGGCGTGCGCATCCTCATCGGCATGGTGCTGGGTGCCATGATCGCCCTGTACGACGAGCTGCCGCTGCCGAAGATGGGCCCGCTGGCGCAGGAACTGATCGGCCGCACCACCCGCCTGGCGGTGGCCTTCCGCCAGGTGGTGTTTGCCCAGGTGAAGATCTCGCTGCTCAACACGGTGTTCACCGCGGTGTTCCTGCTGGGCGTGCTGCCGCTGTTCGGCGTGCACCTGCCGCTGTCGAAGACGCTGGTGCTGATCACCTTCCTGGCCGGCCTGCTGCCGGTGGTGGGCAACATCATCTCCAACACCATCATCACCATCGTCGCGCTGTCGGTGTCGTTCTACGTGGCGGTGGCGGCCCTGCTGTACCTGATCGTCATCCACAAGCTGGAGTACTTCCTCAACGCACGCATCGTGGGCGGCGAAATCCAGGCGCGGGCCTGGGAACTGCTGCTGGCCATGCTGGTGATGGAAGCAGCGTTCGGCCTGGCCGGGCTGGTGGCGGCCCCGGTGTTCTATGCCTACCTGAAGCGTGAGCTGGTCGACCAGGGCTGGATCTGA
- a CDS encoding nucleoside permease yields the protein MTHAMSRLGAMMFLQFFIWGAWFVTLGTYLVQGPLQASASQVATAFLSQSIGAIVAPFLVGLIADRYFAAQRILAVLHLAGAVLMWLASTATSFSTFSACVMGYMLLFMPTLALANSVAMRHMQSPEKQFPLVRVAGSIGWIIAGVLIGWLGWEQAHRLELTFRMAAVASLALGLYCFTLPHTPPLARQRDAGLGQILGLDSLRLLKSRAYLVFFLASIAICIPLSFYYNFTNPYLNDLGVRGAAGLQSLGQVSEVLLMLAMPFLFVRLGVKTMLAVGMAAWVVRYALFAFGDAGGGFSLLVIGIVLHGICYDFFFVTGQIYTDAHAGPDARSSAQGFITLATYGVGMLIGTFLSGAVVEHYTTAAGPDWQQIWLFPAGVALAVLVAFLLLFRDRPATAAAPTTH from the coding sequence ATGACGCACGCCATGTCGCGCTTGGGCGCGATGATGTTTCTGCAGTTCTTCATCTGGGGGGCGTGGTTCGTCACCCTCGGCACCTACCTGGTGCAGGGCCCACTGCAGGCCAGCGCCAGCCAGGTGGCCACGGCTTTCCTCAGCCAGTCCATCGGCGCAATCGTCGCTCCCTTCCTGGTCGGTCTGATCGCCGATCGCTATTTCGCTGCACAGCGCATCCTCGCGGTACTGCATCTGGCCGGTGCGGTGCTGATGTGGCTGGCGTCGACGGCCACCAGCTTCAGCACGTTCTCCGCCTGCGTCATGGGCTACATGCTGCTGTTCATGCCGACGCTGGCGCTGGCCAACAGCGTGGCGATGCGGCACATGCAGTCGCCGGAAAAGCAGTTCCCGCTGGTGCGCGTGGCCGGCAGCATTGGCTGGATCATCGCCGGTGTGCTGATCGGCTGGCTGGGCTGGGAGCAGGCGCATCGGCTGGAACTGACGTTCCGGATGGCGGCCGTGGCGTCGCTGGCACTCGGCCTGTACTGCTTCACCCTGCCGCACACCCCGCCCCTGGCGCGGCAGCGTGATGCCGGGCTCGGCCAGATCCTCGGCCTGGATTCGCTGCGCCTGCTGAAGTCGCGCGCCTACCTGGTGTTCTTCCTGGCCTCCATCGCCATCTGCATTCCGCTGTCGTTCTACTACAACTTCACCAACCCCTATCTCAACGATCTGGGCGTGCGCGGCGCGGCCGGCCTGCAGTCGCTGGGCCAGGTGTCCGAAGTCCTGCTTATGCTGGCCATGCCATTCCTGTTCGTGCGGCTGGGGGTGAAGACCATGCTGGCCGTGGGCATGGCCGCGTGGGTGGTGCGTTATGCCCTGTTCGCCTTCGGCGATGCAGGCGGCGGCTTTTCCCTGCTGGTCATCGGCATCGTGCTGCACGGCATCTGCTACGACTTCTTCTTCGTCACCGGGCAGATCTACACCGATGCACACGCGGGCCCTGACGCACGCAGCAGCGCACAGGGCTTCATCACGTTGGCCACCTACGGCGTGGGCATGCTGATCGGCACCTTCCTGTCCGGTGCGGTGGTCGAGCACTACACCACCGCCGCAGGGCCCGACTGGCAGCAGATCTGGCTGTTCCCGGCCGGCGTTGCGCTGGCGGTGCTGGTGGCCTTCCTGCTGCTGTTCCGCGACCGCCCCGCCACCGCGGCCGCACCCACCACGCACTGA
- a CDS encoding sugar phosphate isomerase/epimerase, with product MKTLKGPALFLAQFIGDKAPFDRLDSMAGWAAGLGYSGLQVPTTAPRLFDLAEAARSQAYCDDVAGMLAGHGVQITELSTHLQGQLVAVHPAYDSLFDGFAPVDKRGDPAARQAWAVDQLMLGAQASQRLGLTAHATFSGALAWPYLYPWPQRPPGLVDEAFAELGRRWRPILDAYDACGVDLCFEIHPGEDLHDGATFERFLEEVDHHPRAKILYDPSHLLLQQMDYLGFIDRYHPRIGIFHVKDAEYHASARSGVYGGYQDWIDRPGRFRSPGDGQVDFKGIFSKFAQYDFPGWAVLEWECCLKHPEDGAREGAAFIRDHIIRVTERAFDDFADSGTDAASLHRMLGI from the coding sequence TTGAAGACGCTCAAGGGTCCAGCGCTGTTCCTGGCGCAGTTCATCGGCGACAAAGCTCCTTTTGATCGGCTCGACTCGATGGCCGGATGGGCCGCGGGTCTCGGCTATTCTGGCCTACAAGTCCCCACCACCGCGCCCCGGCTGTTCGATCTGGCCGAGGCAGCACGCAGCCAGGCCTATTGCGACGATGTGGCCGGCATGCTGGCCGGGCACGGTGTGCAGATCACCGAACTGTCGACCCACCTGCAGGGACAACTGGTCGCCGTCCACCCTGCCTATGACAGCCTGTTTGATGGATTCGCCCCAGTGGACAAGCGCGGCGATCCTGCCGCGCGCCAGGCCTGGGCGGTGGATCAGCTGATGCTGGGCGCACAGGCCAGCCAGCGCCTGGGGCTGACCGCGCACGCCACGTTTTCCGGCGCCCTGGCGTGGCCTTACCTGTACCCCTGGCCGCAGCGCCCGCCCGGCCTGGTGGACGAAGCCTTCGCCGAACTGGGCCGGCGCTGGCGCCCGATCCTGGATGCGTACGACGCGTGCGGGGTGGACCTCTGCTTCGAGATCCACCCGGGCGAGGACCTGCACGATGGCGCGACCTTCGAGCGCTTCCTCGAGGAGGTCGACCACCATCCGCGCGCGAAGATCCTGTACGACCCCAGCCACCTGCTGCTGCAGCAGATGGACTACCTCGGCTTCATCGACCGCTATCACCCGCGCATCGGCATCTTCCACGTCAAGGATGCGGAGTATCACGCCAGTGCCCGCAGTGGCGTCTATGGCGGCTACCAGGACTGGATCGATCGTCCTGGCCGCTTCCGCTCGCCCGGCGATGGCCAGGTCGACTTCAAGGGCATCTTCTCGAAGTTCGCGCAGTACGACTTCCCGGGCTGGGCGGTGCTGGAATGGGAGTGCTGCCTGAAGCACCCCGAAGACGGTGCACGGGAGGGCGCCGCCTTCATCCGCGACCACATCATCCGGGTCACAGAGCGCGCCTTCGACGACTTCGCCGACAGCGGGACGGACGCTGCATCACTGCACCGCATGCTGGGAATCTGA
- a CDS encoding DUF2975 domain-containing protein, which yields MCWLGILAALLSVPLVAYDRRWLLDSVHDAHAAAVHGGDLFLHFCIGLGTIVALLVLCLVFLRHLARLLRSAAGARPFTHANARRLQRMAWLMLAMEVLSIIIGVYASWMGPDFAWMEVGGGMSITGLIAVLMLFVLARVFAVGAAMRDDLDGVI from the coding sequence ATGTGCTGGCTGGGCATCCTGGCCGCGCTGCTGTCCGTTCCCCTGGTGGCTTACGATCGGCGCTGGCTGCTGGACAGCGTGCACGACGCGCACGCCGCTGCCGTCCACGGCGGTGACCTGTTCCTGCATTTCTGCATCGGCCTGGGCACCATCGTCGCCCTGCTGGTGCTGTGCCTGGTGTTCCTGCGGCACCTGGCGCGGCTGCTGCGCTCGGCGGCCGGCGCGCGCCCGTTCACCCATGCCAATGCGCGGCGCCTGCAACGCATGGCGTGGCTGATGCTGGCGATGGAGGTGCTGTCGATCATCATCGGCGTGTACGCCTCATGGATGGGGCCTGACTTCGCCTGGATGGAAGTCGGCGGCGGCATGTCCATCACCGGCCTGATCGCAGTGCTGATGCTGTTCGTGCTGGCGCGCGTGTTCGCCGTCGGTGCGGCGATGCGCGATGACCTCGATGGAGTCATCTGA
- a CDS encoding DUF2867 domain-containing protein, whose amino-acid sequence MPGSTRNSRSFPGVQLPAQDGAGPIEVTLIAQLGIGAGDALVKDAGERQRHHPAFIDALDEPSARLGGMHLQHGDASSLYSFVVEGRGHPFHRHAGPRMFTAIAGSAGAELRFSTATDAQLAGDPSAFVRNLRRFRIPPDCLFTVRFGGGTWHQFASNHSAHPAMFALSCHSNELAGAMNEATRARVQANSADIPSLTEVLAQPLWPSAAMLATAPLLQLSLQAAPPSLCARLCTQTRAMLGPLRRINLRPLRGFVERSTPRYPVHSGRPDAQGLLASALPRSHYQDLTVLTLRSGHCAQHSASALLADVLDGFLRNPPGGVGRLMALRNRLVAPLRLRTSPLGCPVSSLLSADRSRVFAGRFPVLDARVDDADRSAEVLLGADDRHLRFRGSVRVQFDDDGRVRISLGSRVQTLNRFGQLYMALIDALHRHYIAPALLRRAVEHALAPELADWVDEGVAAAG is encoded by the coding sequence ATGCCTGGTTCGACCCGCAACAGCCGTTCGTTTCCAGGTGTCCAGCTCCCCGCGCAGGACGGCGCCGGCCCCATCGAAGTCACCCTCATCGCCCAGCTCGGCATCGGTGCCGGCGATGCGCTGGTGAAGGACGCGGGCGAGCGCCAGCGCCACCATCCGGCCTTCATCGATGCGCTGGATGAACCTTCCGCGCGCCTGGGCGGCATGCACCTGCAGCACGGCGATGCGTCCTCGTTGTACAGCTTCGTGGTCGAGGGTCGTGGCCACCCGTTCCACCGCCATGCGGGCCCGCGCATGTTCACCGCCATCGCTGGCAGTGCCGGTGCCGAGCTGCGCTTTTCCACCGCCACCGATGCACAGCTCGCCGGGGATCCGTCGGCGTTCGTGCGCAACCTACGCCGCTTCCGCATACCGCCGGACTGCCTGTTCACCGTGCGCTTTGGCGGCGGCACCTGGCACCAGTTCGCCTCCAACCATTCCGCCCACCCTGCCATGTTCGCGCTGTCGTGCCACAGCAATGAACTGGCCGGGGCGATGAACGAGGCCACCCGCGCGCGGGTGCAGGCCAACAGTGCCGACATTCCCAGTCTGACCGAGGTGCTGGCGCAGCCGCTCTGGCCGAGCGCCGCCATGCTGGCCACAGCGCCCCTGCTGCAGTTGTCACTGCAGGCCGCGCCGCCCAGCCTGTGTGCGCGCCTGTGCACGCAGACGCGCGCGATGCTCGGCCCGCTGCGGCGCATCAACCTGCGGCCGCTGCGCGGGTTCGTCGAACGCAGCACACCGCGCTACCCGGTACACAGCGGTCGGCCCGATGCGCAGGGGCTGCTGGCCAGCGCGCTGCCGCGCAGCCACTACCAGGACCTGACCGTGCTGACCCTGCGCAGTGGCCACTGCGCGCAGCACTCGGCCTCTGCCCTGCTGGCGGATGTACTGGACGGGTTCCTGCGCAATCCGCCCGGAGGCGTGGGACGCCTGATGGCCCTGCGCAACCGCCTGGTGGCACCGTTGCGCCTGCGCACCTCGCCGCTGGGCTGCCCGGTGTCGTCGCTGTTGTCGGCGGATCGCAGCCGCGTGTTCGCCGGGCGCTTTCCGGTGCTGGATGCGCGCGTGGACGACGCCGACCGCAGTGCCGAAGTGCTGCTCGGCGCCGATGACCGCCACCTGCGCTTCCGCGGCAGCGTGCGCGTGCAGTTCGACGACGACGGCCGTGTGCGGATCAGCCTGGGTTCGCGCGTGCAGACCCTCAACCGGTTCGGCCAGCTGTACATGGCGCTGATCGACGCCCTGCACCGCCACTACATCGCCCCGGCGCTGCTGCGGCGTGCGGTGGAACATGCGCTGGCGCCGGAGCTGGCCGACTGGGTGGATGAGGGTGTGGCGGCAGCAGGCTGA
- a CDS encoding gluconate 2-dehydrogenase subunit 3 family protein: protein MDRRELLKMIVAATGAAMVGLPALASGKLPPAAAGVPFTDAEIATLDEIAETILPRTHTPGAKDAATGAFMALFVTDCYTARQQATFRAGLADIDKRAGGSFVALAPDARSTLLRTLDVEARKRAIDVSETGTAEAAKATPHPFTMIKQLAIFGFFTSKQGATEVLQYVAVPGRYDGDLAYTPGTPAWATS from the coding sequence ATGGACCGCCGTGAACTGTTGAAGATGATTGTCGCCGCCACTGGTGCGGCCATGGTCGGCCTGCCTGCGCTGGCCAGCGGCAAGCTGCCGCCGGCCGCAGCGGGCGTCCCTTTTACCGACGCCGAGATTGCCACGCTCGATGAGATCGCCGAGACCATCCTGCCACGCACGCATACACCGGGCGCGAAGGACGCGGCAACCGGCGCCTTCATGGCGCTGTTCGTGACCGACTGCTACACCGCCCGGCAGCAGGCCACGTTCCGCGCCGGCCTGGCCGACATCGACAAACGCGCCGGCGGAAGCTTCGTCGCCCTTGCACCCGACGCGCGCAGCACGCTGCTGCGCACGCTGGATGTGGAAGCCAGGAAGCGCGCGATCGACGTGAGCGAGACAGGTACCGCAGAGGCCGCAAAGGCGACGCCGCATCCATTCACCATGATCAAGCAGCTGGCCATCTTCGGTTTCTTCACCTCGAAGCAGGGCGCGACCGAAGTGCTGCAGTACGTCGCCGTGCCTGGACGATACGATGGTGACCTTGCCTACACGCCAGGCACGCCGGCCTGGGCCACCAGCTGA
- a CDS encoding metalloregulator ArsR/SmtB family transcription factor, protein MDRIFEALASGARRQILAYLSAGELSAGELAERFDFSKPALSSHLRILEEAGLIEREKRGQFVYFRQVPERLANTLFSWAAEVCPVGGPLKREARARRKSPAR, encoded by the coding sequence ATGGACCGTATCTTTGAAGCCCTTGCCTCCGGTGCCCGCCGGCAGATCCTGGCCTACCTCAGCGCCGGTGAACTGAGCGCGGGCGAGCTGGCCGAGCGCTTCGACTTCAGCAAGCCGGCGCTGTCCAGCCACCTGCGCATCCTGGAAGAGGCTGGCCTGATCGAACGCGAAAAGCGCGGCCAGTTCGTGTATTTCCGCCAGGTGCCCGAGCGCCTGGCCAACACGCTGTTTTCCTGGGCCGCCGAAGTGTGTCCGGTGGGTGGCCCACTCAAGCGCGAAGCCCGCGCCCGCCGCAAGTCCCCTGCCCGCTGA